In the genome of Hyphomonas sp. Mor2, one region contains:
- a CDS encoding WecB/TagA/CpsF family glycosyltransferase produces the protein MQQAQIQTNSTPPPRRPVIGPKRQLRTSQVLGFDVAQAGMAEAVYWIADRAQSRAPTQIAFLNAHCANLARKDWRYRDTLKNVDALLPDGSGIAFAAKLDAVSLGDNLNGTDLFAPLCRCLAFRNISVFFLGGQPGVAKAAAQNARADCPALKVAGYRHGYFSPREEEEVISEINASGARVVFVAFGVPSQDVWLARVRHRLHAPVVLGVGGLFDFVSGRIPRAPEWMRKTGLEWLYRFKCEPRRMWKRYLVGNVAFIARAVLHTFSRRRHGAAKSVDRAMTRAMDIAGSVVAMALLSPLLIGTALAIRLESKGPALYRQIRIGEDGKPFEIYKFRSMRIDGPSQAELSQMADDRNDGVTFKLKRDPRITRIGQFTRKFSIDELPQLWNVLKGEMSLVGPRPALPVEVEKYSAVERRRLRGKPGITCFWQIQGRADLPFERQVVLDVAYLQKRSIWLDIAILFRTPIAVLTARGAY, from the coding sequence ATGCAGCAGGCACAAATTCAGACCAACTCAACCCCGCCGCCACGGCGACCCGTGATCGGACCGAAGCGTCAGCTCAGAACAAGTCAAGTGCTTGGATTTGACGTTGCGCAGGCCGGAATGGCTGAAGCAGTCTACTGGATCGCAGATCGCGCCCAGTCCCGCGCGCCAACACAGATCGCGTTTCTAAACGCGCATTGCGCAAATCTCGCGCGGAAGGACTGGCGCTATCGTGACACACTCAAAAATGTCGATGCGCTTTTGCCAGATGGATCCGGGATCGCATTCGCCGCGAAGTTGGATGCGGTTTCGCTGGGCGACAATCTCAACGGGACCGATCTGTTCGCACCGCTCTGCCGGTGCCTTGCGTTTCGCAACATCTCCGTCTTTTTTCTGGGTGGCCAGCCCGGTGTCGCCAAAGCCGCGGCCCAAAATGCGCGAGCGGATTGTCCTGCGCTGAAAGTTGCTGGCTATCGTCATGGCTATTTCAGCCCGCGCGAAGAAGAAGAGGTGATTTCAGAGATCAACGCCTCTGGTGCAAGAGTCGTCTTTGTCGCTTTCGGTGTTCCATCACAGGATGTGTGGCTGGCGCGCGTTCGCCATCGCCTGCATGCGCCAGTTGTGCTCGGAGTCGGCGGCCTATTTGACTTCGTTTCAGGCCGGATCCCGCGCGCACCCGAATGGATGCGCAAGACGGGCCTGGAATGGTTGTATCGGTTCAAGTGTGAGCCCCGCAGGATGTGGAAACGCTACCTCGTCGGCAATGTCGCATTTATCGCGCGAGCGGTGCTACATACATTCTCGCGCCGTCGCCACGGCGCAGCAAAATCTGTCGATCGCGCAATGACCCGTGCAATGGATATTGCGGGATCCGTTGTCGCAATGGCACTTCTGTCTCCCTTGCTGATTGGAACGGCGTTGGCGATCCGCCTCGAAAGCAAGGGCCCGGCTCTTTATCGGCAGATTCGAATTGGCGAGGACGGCAAGCCTTTCGAGATTTATAAGTTCCGTTCGATGCGGATCGATGGGCCATCGCAAGCCGAACTGAGCCAAATGGCGGATGATCGCAATGATGGCGTCACCTTCAAACTGAAGCGCGATCCTCGGATCACGCGCATCGGGCAATTCACTCGCAAATTCTCTATCGATGAGTTGCCGCAACTCTGGAATGTTCTGAAAGGTGAAATGTCCTTGGTCGGCCCGCGCCCAGCTTTGCCGGTCGAGGTTGAGAAATATTCCGCAGTCGAGCGTCGGCGCTTGCGCGGCAAACCGGGCATAACATGCTTCTGGCAAATCCAGGGGCGAGCTGACCTGCCGTTTGAGCGCCAGGTCGTCCTGGACGTGGCTTATTTGCAAAAACGCTCGATCTGGCTCGATATCGCCATTCTGTTTCGAACCCCCATCGCCGTTTTGACCGCGCGGGGTGCATATTAG
- a CDS encoding oligosaccharide flippase family protein, whose protein sequence is MITTAYFKARRAARQLTQHQLARNVGWLTGAELVSRVGRVFAAIILARQLDAAAFGVAAIALTVFEITRVFTENGIGAAVIRATSRGFDRVANTANRLMWIVCLVLFVAQVAAGAVVEALLPGRGAGLMVASLGLVFLMMPFGVMHAYCLQRDERMKALAAISTAQVAADHALTAILAIAGFGAWAIVLPKILTTPIWLIGMLRSRAWTPNRAAGCSNSTSILKFSLPVLGSELMRACRDQLDKVIISLTLGVEALGLYYFAFNAGLGVSTALNRAFSNAVYPHLCAARDRVGAFRKSILHLGLPFGALYCLQAAFALIYVPIVFGPTWASAAPLVAILCLGGPARLFVDTVRMKARAQGQSGQDFQISIGFSAFVLIPIALFASHGLFIVSALSVAAASIFASAATWLALGQRSLNASTKLGVNA, encoded by the coding sequence GTGATCACCACCGCCTATTTCAAAGCAAGGCGCGCAGCGCGGCAACTGACGCAGCACCAGCTGGCGCGCAATGTCGGGTGGTTGACCGGCGCTGAATTAGTAAGTCGCGTTGGGCGCGTATTTGCCGCGATAATTCTAGCACGACAGCTCGACGCGGCTGCGTTCGGTGTGGCTGCGATTGCGCTCACAGTATTCGAGATCACACGCGTGTTTACAGAAAACGGGATCGGGGCAGCAGTAATCCGTGCGACTTCTCGCGGCTTTGATCGCGTCGCCAATACGGCCAATCGACTGATGTGGATCGTCTGCCTGGTCTTGTTCGTGGCGCAAGTCGCGGCCGGAGCGGTGGTAGAAGCATTGCTCCCCGGCCGCGGCGCAGGGTTGATGGTTGCGTCGCTTGGACTTGTGTTCCTGATGATGCCGTTCGGCGTCATGCATGCCTATTGCCTGCAACGTGATGAGCGAATGAAGGCGCTTGCTGCAATCTCGACCGCGCAAGTTGCGGCAGATCACGCCCTAACGGCAATACTGGCGATTGCTGGTTTTGGCGCCTGGGCCATCGTTCTGCCAAAAATTTTGACAACGCCGATCTGGTTGATCGGTATGCTGCGCAGCCGGGCGTGGACACCCAATCGCGCAGCCGGGTGTTCCAATTCGACCAGCATCCTCAAATTTTCACTTCCCGTTCTCGGCTCCGAACTGATGCGGGCGTGCCGCGATCAACTCGACAAGGTGATCATCTCATTGACGCTCGGAGTCGAAGCGCTGGGACTGTACTATTTCGCATTCAATGCCGGATTAGGCGTTTCGACGGCGCTCAACCGGGCTTTCAGCAATGCGGTCTACCCACATCTTTGCGCCGCGCGAGATCGGGTCGGTGCGTTTCGTAAATCGATCCTGCATCTCGGTCTGCCATTTGGCGCGTTGTATTGCCTGCAGGCGGCGTTCGCCTTGATCTATGTGCCGATCGTGTTTGGGCCGACTTGGGCTTCGGCTGCTCCACTGGTCGCAATTCTCTGTCTCGGCGGACCGGCGCGCTTGTTCGTCGATACAGTCCGTATGAAGGCCCGCGCACAAGGCCAATCAGGTCAGGATTTTCAGATTTCGATCGGGTTCTCGGCGTTCGTTCTCATCCCGATTGCGCTGTTTGCGTCGCATGGGCTGTTTATCGTTTCGGCTCTGTCAGTCGCCGCGGCCTCCATTTTCGCTTCCGCCGCAACCTGGCTCGCACTGGGGCAACGCTCGCTGAACGCATCGACCAAACTTGGAGTGAATGCATGA